Proteins encoded together in one Vigna angularis cultivar LongXiaoDou No.4 chromosome 5, ASM1680809v1, whole genome shotgun sequence window:
- the LOC108340511 gene encoding uncharacterized protein LOC108340511 isoform X2, which translates to MKLSLLTVFVITIASLSIIPVYRCSSSSQSQFQWQILTKQNFSSQIRLHNHLLLLVALPWSGEARSLMNDVSLAVSAKPIEFASLKLMRMHRNTEKVLADSIGATDEITLVYFHYSVSYKYRGRFRAQNILFSLYPYISLAPEEVPLAALNSPLDLRSFIDSTDKAIVLVDFCGWTPKLLAKSTKDNGTQNSFTVLGNHHGMDLSRGNSRMHVSRGKTNKKVADEDTCKAELGVDKGFCKAPWLGEFTLLNYGLLEGSKDRNHDVVHYCSSSEEFERFQSFYLKFMTVVREFFLPPERNRFGLVSNRSMLSSLGVGDYGPWFAVQYQAGCSSCSNILKEEDDLNYVLQMNNYYVKELEGNDQDPILPANKPSVLLFVDRSSESSETRGKSKEALEAFRELAQHYHSVNQAGKKKNDSLDKHYHGLKSTSEHPRLKLSMPAQKIKLKEKISTVMIINEGKQVSLDNVPSDLQGSSLNEILAYLLQRKNDRKLSSLAKDLGFQLLSDDMDIGLASTQQPYSEVQSNQIPTETSEQGLADTLVLDGDSYRSAAEVEENPKLTELSSRDDEVNRPSIITHEEIKSVQPGESVADNELSTTEFVRSETDDSSGGNKYEEELTHFLGFNGSFFYSDGNYQLLERLTGGFGVPSLVIVDPIQQQHYVYPGEKSFNFSSLYDFLSEFLNRTLHPYQRSEHVFQGQKGPIHPPFVNLDFHEIDSIPQITAHSFSELAIGFNLSNKEDTSNAWNKDVLILFSNNWCSFCQRMEMVVREVYRAIKGYVNMLNSGSQNVEENLDHVTMKLPVIYLLDCTLNDCDLILKSLDQREVYPALILFPAEKKKPLLYEGDIAVIEVMKFVAEHGSNFHNLIREKVAVLWLSEREGKNKNLYDALLTDFNPEPLQSHSKYHGAQGHDLLDQVVRPSPVSSPVTNGLHEALPHVVIGSVLIATEKLLGVHPFDGSKILILAANEVTGFQGLILNKHIQWSLLPKLEEELEKLKEAPLSLGGPVMETGMPLLSLTRTLSGNHLPEILPGIYLLDQVTTIRKIEELKSANESVGDYWFFLGYSSWGWKQLYDEMAEGAWNLSEDATRHLNWP; encoded by the exons ATGAAGTTATCCTTATTGACCGTGTTTGTTATAACAATAGCATCGTTATCCATTATTCCAGTGTATCGATGCTCATCATCTTCTCAATCTCAATTCCAATGGCAGATCCTCACCAAGCAGAATTTCTCTTCACAGATCCGTCTCCACAATCACCTCCTCCTCCTCGTGGCGCTTCCCT GGTCCGGCGAGGCTCGATCTCTCATGAACGACGTTTCGCTTGCAGTTTCCGCTAAGCCTATAGAGTTCGCCTCTCTCAAACTCATGCGCATGCATAGAAACACCGAGAAGGTTCTAGCGGATTCTATAGGTGCTACCGATGAAATAACACTCGTTTATTTCCATTATTCTGTGTCTTATAAGTACCGTGGAAGATTCAGAGCTCAGAATATTCTGTTCTCGTTGTATCCTTATATATCCCTTGCGCCTGAGGAGGTTCCTCTCGCGGCTCTCAATTCTCCTCTGGATTTAAGATCATTCATTGATTCCACTGACAAAGCTATTGTTCTAGTTGATTTTTGTGGTTGGACGCCCAAATTACTCGCCAAAAGTACCAAAGATAACGGAACGCAAAATAGTTTCACTGTGCTTG GGAATCACCATGGAATGGATCTTAGCAGAGGGAATAGTAGAATGCATGTGTCAAGGGGGAAGACTAACAAGAAGGTGGCTG ATGAGGACACGTGCAAGGCTGAACTTGGTGTTGATAAAGGGTTTTGTAAAGCTCCTTGGCTGGGGGAGTTTACCTTGTTAAATTATGGTCTTTTGGAGGGCTCCAAGGATAGGAATCATGATGTTGTACATTATTGTTCATCATCTGAAGAATTTGAGCGGTTTCAATCTTTTTACTTGAAATTCATGACTGTTGTGAGAGAATTTTTTTTGCCTCCGGAGCGAAACAGATTTGGCCTGGTTTCAAATAGGTCAATGCTTTCATCCCTAGGTGTTGGTGATTATGGCCCATGGTTTGCGGTTCAGTACCAGGCTGGATGTTCAAGTTGTTCAAATATTCTTAAAGAAGAGGATGACTTAAACTATGTTTTGCAGatgaataattattatgttaaagAG cTGGAAGGTAATGATCAAGATCCCATTCTACCAGCAAATAAGCCATCTGTACTTCTATTTGTTGATAGATCATCCGAATCCTCAGAAACTAGGGGAAAAAGTAAGGAAGCTCTTGAAGCTTTTAGAGAATTGGCACAACATTATCATAGTGTGAATCAAGCAGGTAAGAAGAAAAATGACAGTCTTGATAAACATTATCATGGTTTGAAGAGTACATCTGAACATCCTAGGTTAAAGTTATCTATGCCAGCTCAGAAGATTAAACTAAAAGAGAAGATTTCTACAGTCATGATTATAAATGAGGGTAAGCAAGTTAGTTTAGACAATGTACCATCTGATCTTCAAGGGAGTTCTTTGAATGAAATATTGGCCTATCTCCTCCAGCGAAAGAATGATAGAAAACTAAGCTCCCTAGCAAAGGATCTAGGCTTCCAACTTTTATCTGACGATATGGATATTGGGTTAGCTAGTACACAACAACCATATTCAGAAGTTCAGTCAAATCAAATTCCAACAGAAACCTCTGAACAGGGCCTTGCGGATACTTTGGTGCTAGATGGGGATTCATATAGATCTGCTGCAGAGGTTGAGGAAAATCCCAAATTGACTGAGCTATCTTCTCGGGATGATGAAGTGAATAGACCTTCTATCATTACACATGAGGAGATAAAGTCTGTGCAGCCTGGGGAATCTGTTGCAGATAATGAACTTTCTACTACCGAATTTGTAAGATCAGAAACAGATGATTCTTCAGGTGGGAACAAGTATGAGGAAGAACTGACTCATTTTCTTGGTTTTAATGGTTCATTTTTCTATTCTGATGGTAATTATCAATTACTTGAAAGACTCACGGGTGGTTTTGGAGTTCCATCTTTGGTTATTGTTGATCCCATTCAGCAGCAACATTATGTTTATCCTGGTGAGAAAAGTTTCAACTTTTCTTCACTATATGATTTTCTTTCTGAGTTTCTTAATAGAACCCTACATCCATATCAGCGGTCAGAACATGTATTTCAAGGTCAAAAGGGGCCCATCCATCCTCCATTTGTTAATTTGGATTTTCATGAGATAGATTCTATACCTCAAATCACTGCTCATAGTTTCTCTGAACTTGCTATTGGTTTTAATCTTTCTAACAAAGAAGATACTTCCAATGCATGGAATAAAGATGTCTTGATCTTGTTCAGCAATAACTGGTGTTCTTTCTGCCAGAGAATGGAAATGGTTGTTCGGGAAGTATATCGGGCCATCAAGGGCTATGTGAATATGTTAAACAGTGGATCTCAGAACGTTGAAG AAAATTTGGATCATGTCACGATGAAGCTTCCGGTGATCTACTTATTGGATTGTACTTTGAATGATTGTGATTTGATACTGAAGTCATTAGACCAG AGGGAAGTTTATCCTGCTCTAATTTTATTTCCAGCAGAAAAGAAGAAACCTCTTCTTTATGAAGGCGATATCGCTGTAATTGAGGTTATGAAATTTGTGGCAGAACACGGAAGTAACTTTCATAATCTTATCAGAGAAAAAG TGGCAGTTCTGTGGCTATCTGAAAGAGAAggcaaaaataaaaacttatatgaTGCTTTGCTAACTGATTTCAACCCAGAACCACTTCAATCACACAGCAAATATCATGGAGCCCAAGGTCATGACTTGTTAGACCAGGTGGTTAGACCTAGCCCAGTGAGTTCACCCGTAACAAATGGACTGCATGAAGCATTGCCTCACGTGGTGATTGGTTCAGTTCTAATTGCCACAGAAAAGCTTTTGGGCGTTCATCCGTTTGATGGATCAAAGATTCTCATTCTTGCAGCCAATGAAGTAACTGGATTTCAAGGTCTTATCCTCAACAAGCATATACAATGGAGTCTTCTGCCTAAATTGGAAGAAGAATTGGAAAAATTGAAAGAGGCTCCTCTCTCCCTGGGAGGTCCAGTAATGGAAACTGGAATGCCTCTTTTATCCTTAACTAGAACACTTTCTGGAAATCATTTACCTGAAATCCTTCCTGGAATTTACTTACTTGATCAAGTAACGACAATTCGTAAAATTGAGGAGCTGAAGTCGGCAAATGAATCAGTTGGAGATTACTGGTTTTTCTTGGGATATTCAAGTTGGGGATGGAAACAGTTATATGATGAGATGGCAGAAGGAGCTTGGAACTTGAGTGAGGATGCAACGAGACACTTAAATTGGCCGTGA
- the LOC108340511 gene encoding uncharacterized protein LOC108340511 isoform X1, translating to MKLSLLTVFVITIASLSIIPVYRCSSSSQSQFQWQILTKQNFSSQIRLHNHLLLLVALPWSGEARSLMNDVSLAVSAKPIEFASLKLMRMHRNTEKVLADSIGATDEITLVYFHYSVSYKYRGRFRAQNILFSLYPYISLAPEEVPLAALNSPLDLRSFIDSTDKAIVLVDFCGWTPKLLAKSTKDNGTQNSFTVLGNHHGMDLSRGNSRMHVSRGKTNKKVADEDTCKAELGVDKGFCKAPWLGEFTLLNYGLLEGSKDRNHDVVHYCSSSEEFERFQSFYLKFMTVVREFFLPPERNRFGLVSNRSMLSSLGVGDYGPWFAVQYQAGCSSCSNILKEEDDLNYVLQMNNYYVKELEGNDQDPILPANKPSVLLFVDRSSESSETRGKSKEALEAFRELAQHYHSVNQAGKKKNDSLDKHYHGLKSTSEHPRLKLSMPAQKIKLKEKISTVMIINEGKQVSLDNVPSDLQGSSLNEILAYLLQRKNDRKLSSLAKDLGFQLLSDDMDIGLASTQQPYSEVQSNQIPTETSEQGLADTLVLDGDSYRSAAEVEENPKLTELSSRDDEVNRPSIITHEEIKSVQPGESVADNELSTTEFVRSETDDSSGGNKYEEELTHFLGFNGSFFYSDGNYQLLERLTGGFGVPSLVIVDPIQQQHYVYPGEKSFNFSSLYDFLSEFLNRTLHPYQRSEHVFQGQKGPIHPPFVNLDFHEIDSIPQITAHSFSELAIGFNLSNKEDTSNAWNKDVLILFSNNWCSFCQRMEMVVREVYRAIKGYVNMLNSGSQNVEGISDHENLDHVTMKLPVIYLLDCTLNDCDLILKSLDQREVYPALILFPAEKKKPLLYEGDIAVIEVMKFVAEHGSNFHNLIREKVAVLWLSEREGKNKNLYDALLTDFNPEPLQSHSKYHGAQGHDLLDQVVRPSPVSSPVTNGLHEALPHVVIGSVLIATEKLLGVHPFDGSKILILAANEVTGFQGLILNKHIQWSLLPKLEEELEKLKEAPLSLGGPVMETGMPLLSLTRTLSGNHLPEILPGIYLLDQVTTIRKIEELKSANESVGDYWFFLGYSSWGWKQLYDEMAEGAWNLSEDATRHLNWP from the exons ATGAAGTTATCCTTATTGACCGTGTTTGTTATAACAATAGCATCGTTATCCATTATTCCAGTGTATCGATGCTCATCATCTTCTCAATCTCAATTCCAATGGCAGATCCTCACCAAGCAGAATTTCTCTTCACAGATCCGTCTCCACAATCACCTCCTCCTCCTCGTGGCGCTTCCCT GGTCCGGCGAGGCTCGATCTCTCATGAACGACGTTTCGCTTGCAGTTTCCGCTAAGCCTATAGAGTTCGCCTCTCTCAAACTCATGCGCATGCATAGAAACACCGAGAAGGTTCTAGCGGATTCTATAGGTGCTACCGATGAAATAACACTCGTTTATTTCCATTATTCTGTGTCTTATAAGTACCGTGGAAGATTCAGAGCTCAGAATATTCTGTTCTCGTTGTATCCTTATATATCCCTTGCGCCTGAGGAGGTTCCTCTCGCGGCTCTCAATTCTCCTCTGGATTTAAGATCATTCATTGATTCCACTGACAAAGCTATTGTTCTAGTTGATTTTTGTGGTTGGACGCCCAAATTACTCGCCAAAAGTACCAAAGATAACGGAACGCAAAATAGTTTCACTGTGCTTG GGAATCACCATGGAATGGATCTTAGCAGAGGGAATAGTAGAATGCATGTGTCAAGGGGGAAGACTAACAAGAAGGTGGCTG ATGAGGACACGTGCAAGGCTGAACTTGGTGTTGATAAAGGGTTTTGTAAAGCTCCTTGGCTGGGGGAGTTTACCTTGTTAAATTATGGTCTTTTGGAGGGCTCCAAGGATAGGAATCATGATGTTGTACATTATTGTTCATCATCTGAAGAATTTGAGCGGTTTCAATCTTTTTACTTGAAATTCATGACTGTTGTGAGAGAATTTTTTTTGCCTCCGGAGCGAAACAGATTTGGCCTGGTTTCAAATAGGTCAATGCTTTCATCCCTAGGTGTTGGTGATTATGGCCCATGGTTTGCGGTTCAGTACCAGGCTGGATGTTCAAGTTGTTCAAATATTCTTAAAGAAGAGGATGACTTAAACTATGTTTTGCAGatgaataattattatgttaaagAG cTGGAAGGTAATGATCAAGATCCCATTCTACCAGCAAATAAGCCATCTGTACTTCTATTTGTTGATAGATCATCCGAATCCTCAGAAACTAGGGGAAAAAGTAAGGAAGCTCTTGAAGCTTTTAGAGAATTGGCACAACATTATCATAGTGTGAATCAAGCAGGTAAGAAGAAAAATGACAGTCTTGATAAACATTATCATGGTTTGAAGAGTACATCTGAACATCCTAGGTTAAAGTTATCTATGCCAGCTCAGAAGATTAAACTAAAAGAGAAGATTTCTACAGTCATGATTATAAATGAGGGTAAGCAAGTTAGTTTAGACAATGTACCATCTGATCTTCAAGGGAGTTCTTTGAATGAAATATTGGCCTATCTCCTCCAGCGAAAGAATGATAGAAAACTAAGCTCCCTAGCAAAGGATCTAGGCTTCCAACTTTTATCTGACGATATGGATATTGGGTTAGCTAGTACACAACAACCATATTCAGAAGTTCAGTCAAATCAAATTCCAACAGAAACCTCTGAACAGGGCCTTGCGGATACTTTGGTGCTAGATGGGGATTCATATAGATCTGCTGCAGAGGTTGAGGAAAATCCCAAATTGACTGAGCTATCTTCTCGGGATGATGAAGTGAATAGACCTTCTATCATTACACATGAGGAGATAAAGTCTGTGCAGCCTGGGGAATCTGTTGCAGATAATGAACTTTCTACTACCGAATTTGTAAGATCAGAAACAGATGATTCTTCAGGTGGGAACAAGTATGAGGAAGAACTGACTCATTTTCTTGGTTTTAATGGTTCATTTTTCTATTCTGATGGTAATTATCAATTACTTGAAAGACTCACGGGTGGTTTTGGAGTTCCATCTTTGGTTATTGTTGATCCCATTCAGCAGCAACATTATGTTTATCCTGGTGAGAAAAGTTTCAACTTTTCTTCACTATATGATTTTCTTTCTGAGTTTCTTAATAGAACCCTACATCCATATCAGCGGTCAGAACATGTATTTCAAGGTCAAAAGGGGCCCATCCATCCTCCATTTGTTAATTTGGATTTTCATGAGATAGATTCTATACCTCAAATCACTGCTCATAGTTTCTCTGAACTTGCTATTGGTTTTAATCTTTCTAACAAAGAAGATACTTCCAATGCATGGAATAAAGATGTCTTGATCTTGTTCAGCAATAACTGGTGTTCTTTCTGCCAGAGAATGGAAATGGTTGTTCGGGAAGTATATCGGGCCATCAAGGGCTATGTGAATATGTTAAACAGTGGATCTCAGAACGTTGAAGGTATATCTGATCATG AAAATTTGGATCATGTCACGATGAAGCTTCCGGTGATCTACTTATTGGATTGTACTTTGAATGATTGTGATTTGATACTGAAGTCATTAGACCAG AGGGAAGTTTATCCTGCTCTAATTTTATTTCCAGCAGAAAAGAAGAAACCTCTTCTTTATGAAGGCGATATCGCTGTAATTGAGGTTATGAAATTTGTGGCAGAACACGGAAGTAACTTTCATAATCTTATCAGAGAAAAAG TGGCAGTTCTGTGGCTATCTGAAAGAGAAggcaaaaataaaaacttatatgaTGCTTTGCTAACTGATTTCAACCCAGAACCACTTCAATCACACAGCAAATATCATGGAGCCCAAGGTCATGACTTGTTAGACCAGGTGGTTAGACCTAGCCCAGTGAGTTCACCCGTAACAAATGGACTGCATGAAGCATTGCCTCACGTGGTGATTGGTTCAGTTCTAATTGCCACAGAAAAGCTTTTGGGCGTTCATCCGTTTGATGGATCAAAGATTCTCATTCTTGCAGCCAATGAAGTAACTGGATTTCAAGGTCTTATCCTCAACAAGCATATACAATGGAGTCTTCTGCCTAAATTGGAAGAAGAATTGGAAAAATTGAAAGAGGCTCCTCTCTCCCTGGGAGGTCCAGTAATGGAAACTGGAATGCCTCTTTTATCCTTAACTAGAACACTTTCTGGAAATCATTTACCTGAAATCCTTCCTGGAATTTACTTACTTGATCAAGTAACGACAATTCGTAAAATTGAGGAGCTGAAGTCGGCAAATGAATCAGTTGGAGATTACTGGTTTTTCTTGGGATATTCAAGTTGGGGATGGAAACAGTTATATGATGAGATGGCAGAAGGAGCTTGGAACTTGAGTGAGGATGCAACGAGACACTTAAATTGGCCGTGA
- the LOC108340511 gene encoding uncharacterized protein LOC108340511 isoform X3, producing MSVTLIIEGNHHGMDLSRGNSRMHVSRGKTNKKVADEDTCKAELGVDKGFCKAPWLGEFTLLNYGLLEGSKDRNHDVVHYCSSSEEFERFQSFYLKFMTVVREFFLPPERNRFGLVSNRSMLSSLGVGDYGPWFAVQYQAGCSSCSNILKEEDDLNYVLQMNNYYVKELEGNDQDPILPANKPSVLLFVDRSSESSETRGKSKEALEAFRELAQHYHSVNQAGKKKNDSLDKHYHGLKSTSEHPRLKLSMPAQKIKLKEKISTVMIINEGKQVSLDNVPSDLQGSSLNEILAYLLQRKNDRKLSSLAKDLGFQLLSDDMDIGLASTQQPYSEVQSNQIPTETSEQGLADTLVLDGDSYRSAAEVEENPKLTELSSRDDEVNRPSIITHEEIKSVQPGESVADNELSTTEFVRSETDDSSGGNKYEEELTHFLGFNGSFFYSDGNYQLLERLTGGFGVPSLVIVDPIQQQHYVYPGEKSFNFSSLYDFLSEFLNRTLHPYQRSEHVFQGQKGPIHPPFVNLDFHEIDSIPQITAHSFSELAIGFNLSNKEDTSNAWNKDVLILFSNNWCSFCQRMEMVVREVYRAIKGYVNMLNSGSQNVEGISDHENLDHVTMKLPVIYLLDCTLNDCDLILKSLDQREVYPALILFPAEKKKPLLYEGDIAVIEVMKFVAEHGSNFHNLIREKVAVLWLSEREGKNKNLYDALLTDFNPEPLQSHSKYHGAQGHDLLDQVVRPSPVSSPVTNGLHEALPHVVIGSVLIATEKLLGVHPFDGSKILILAANEVTGFQGLILNKHIQWSLLPKLEEELEKLKEAPLSLGGPVMETGMPLLSLTRTLSGNHLPEILPGIYLLDQVTTIRKIEELKSANESVGDYWFFLGYSSWGWKQLYDEMAEGAWNLSEDATRHLNWP from the exons ATGTCCGTGACATTGATAATTGAAG GGAATCACCATGGAATGGATCTTAGCAGAGGGAATAGTAGAATGCATGTGTCAAGGGGGAAGACTAACAAGAAGGTGGCTG ATGAGGACACGTGCAAGGCTGAACTTGGTGTTGATAAAGGGTTTTGTAAAGCTCCTTGGCTGGGGGAGTTTACCTTGTTAAATTATGGTCTTTTGGAGGGCTCCAAGGATAGGAATCATGATGTTGTACATTATTGTTCATCATCTGAAGAATTTGAGCGGTTTCAATCTTTTTACTTGAAATTCATGACTGTTGTGAGAGAATTTTTTTTGCCTCCGGAGCGAAACAGATTTGGCCTGGTTTCAAATAGGTCAATGCTTTCATCCCTAGGTGTTGGTGATTATGGCCCATGGTTTGCGGTTCAGTACCAGGCTGGATGTTCAAGTTGTTCAAATATTCTTAAAGAAGAGGATGACTTAAACTATGTTTTGCAGatgaataattattatgttaaagAG cTGGAAGGTAATGATCAAGATCCCATTCTACCAGCAAATAAGCCATCTGTACTTCTATTTGTTGATAGATCATCCGAATCCTCAGAAACTAGGGGAAAAAGTAAGGAAGCTCTTGAAGCTTTTAGAGAATTGGCACAACATTATCATAGTGTGAATCAAGCAGGTAAGAAGAAAAATGACAGTCTTGATAAACATTATCATGGTTTGAAGAGTACATCTGAACATCCTAGGTTAAAGTTATCTATGCCAGCTCAGAAGATTAAACTAAAAGAGAAGATTTCTACAGTCATGATTATAAATGAGGGTAAGCAAGTTAGTTTAGACAATGTACCATCTGATCTTCAAGGGAGTTCTTTGAATGAAATATTGGCCTATCTCCTCCAGCGAAAGAATGATAGAAAACTAAGCTCCCTAGCAAAGGATCTAGGCTTCCAACTTTTATCTGACGATATGGATATTGGGTTAGCTAGTACACAACAACCATATTCAGAAGTTCAGTCAAATCAAATTCCAACAGAAACCTCTGAACAGGGCCTTGCGGATACTTTGGTGCTAGATGGGGATTCATATAGATCTGCTGCAGAGGTTGAGGAAAATCCCAAATTGACTGAGCTATCTTCTCGGGATGATGAAGTGAATAGACCTTCTATCATTACACATGAGGAGATAAAGTCTGTGCAGCCTGGGGAATCTGTTGCAGATAATGAACTTTCTACTACCGAATTTGTAAGATCAGAAACAGATGATTCTTCAGGTGGGAACAAGTATGAGGAAGAACTGACTCATTTTCTTGGTTTTAATGGTTCATTTTTCTATTCTGATGGTAATTATCAATTACTTGAAAGACTCACGGGTGGTTTTGGAGTTCCATCTTTGGTTATTGTTGATCCCATTCAGCAGCAACATTATGTTTATCCTGGTGAGAAAAGTTTCAACTTTTCTTCACTATATGATTTTCTTTCTGAGTTTCTTAATAGAACCCTACATCCATATCAGCGGTCAGAACATGTATTTCAAGGTCAAAAGGGGCCCATCCATCCTCCATTTGTTAATTTGGATTTTCATGAGATAGATTCTATACCTCAAATCACTGCTCATAGTTTCTCTGAACTTGCTATTGGTTTTAATCTTTCTAACAAAGAAGATACTTCCAATGCATGGAATAAAGATGTCTTGATCTTGTTCAGCAATAACTGGTGTTCTTTCTGCCAGAGAATGGAAATGGTTGTTCGGGAAGTATATCGGGCCATCAAGGGCTATGTGAATATGTTAAACAGTGGATCTCAGAACGTTGAAGGTATATCTGATCATG AAAATTTGGATCATGTCACGATGAAGCTTCCGGTGATCTACTTATTGGATTGTACTTTGAATGATTGTGATTTGATACTGAAGTCATTAGACCAG AGGGAAGTTTATCCTGCTCTAATTTTATTTCCAGCAGAAAAGAAGAAACCTCTTCTTTATGAAGGCGATATCGCTGTAATTGAGGTTATGAAATTTGTGGCAGAACACGGAAGTAACTTTCATAATCTTATCAGAGAAAAAG TGGCAGTTCTGTGGCTATCTGAAAGAGAAggcaaaaataaaaacttatatgaTGCTTTGCTAACTGATTTCAACCCAGAACCACTTCAATCACACAGCAAATATCATGGAGCCCAAGGTCATGACTTGTTAGACCAGGTGGTTAGACCTAGCCCAGTGAGTTCACCCGTAACAAATGGACTGCATGAAGCATTGCCTCACGTGGTGATTGGTTCAGTTCTAATTGCCACAGAAAAGCTTTTGGGCGTTCATCCGTTTGATGGATCAAAGATTCTCATTCTTGCAGCCAATGAAGTAACTGGATTTCAAGGTCTTATCCTCAACAAGCATATACAATGGAGTCTTCTGCCTAAATTGGAAGAAGAATTGGAAAAATTGAAAGAGGCTCCTCTCTCCCTGGGAGGTCCAGTAATGGAAACTGGAATGCCTCTTTTATCCTTAACTAGAACACTTTCTGGAAATCATTTACCTGAAATCCTTCCTGGAATTTACTTACTTGATCAAGTAACGACAATTCGTAAAATTGAGGAGCTGAAGTCGGCAAATGAATCAGTTGGAGATTACTGGTTTTTCTTGGGATATTCAAGTTGGGGATGGAAACAGTTATATGATGAGATGGCAGAAGGAGCTTGGAACTTGAGTGAGGATGCAACGAGACACTTAAATTGGCCGTGA